In Planctomycetia bacterium, the following are encoded in one genomic region:
- the ruvC gene encoding crossover junction endodeoxyribonuclease RuvC, with translation MPAIAAAQRVVGFDPGLNVTGYGVVECHGARVRLVEAGTVRSRGEAIEDRLLTIHSGIREVLEEFKPTALAIEQVFAHARFPKTAILLGHARGVICLAAAQAGLAVHHYLPNRVKSALAGSGHAGKEQIQAAVQRELGLAARPEPADAADALAVALADYHLRIRPLLFGTAIVRVQSGRA, from the coding sequence ATGCCAGCGATCGCGGCCGCACAACGCGTGGTCGGTTTCGACCCGGGGCTGAACGTCACCGGCTACGGCGTCGTCGAATGCCACGGGGCCCGGGTCCGGCTCGTCGAAGCGGGCACCGTCCGGTCCCGCGGCGAGGCGATCGAGGACCGGCTGCTCACGATCCACTCCGGCATCCGCGAGGTGCTCGAGGAGTTCAAGCCGACGGCGTTGGCGATCGAGCAGGTCTTCGCCCACGCCCGGTTTCCCAAGACAGCGATCCTCCTCGGCCATGCCCGCGGCGTGATCTGCCTGGCGGCCGCCCAGGCCGGCCTGGCCGTGCACCACTACCTGCCGAATCGCGTCAAGAGCGCGCTCGCTGGCTCCGGTCATGCCGGCAAGGAGCAGATCCAGGCCGCGGTCCAGCGCGAGCTCGGCCTCGCCGCCCGCCCGGAGCCGGCCGATGCCGCCGATGCCCTCGCCGTGGCCCTCGCCGACTACCACCTCCGCATCCGTCCCCTGCTCTTCGGCACGGCAATCGTCCGCGTGCAGAGCGGCCGGGCATGA
- the acpP gene encoding acyl carrier protein, producing MASVQERVIEIVSTQLGVSKDQITPATSFINDLGADSLDTVELVMELEEEFEINIPDDAAEKIQTVGQAVEFIEKHQG from the coding sequence GTGGCATCAGTCCAAGAGCGAGTGATCGAGATCGTGTCGACCCAGCTCGGTGTGAGCAAGGACCAGATCACGCCTGCGACGTCGTTCATCAACGACTTGGGGGCCGACTCGCTCGACACCGTCGAGCTCGTCATGGAACTCGAGGAGGAGTTCGAGATCAACATCCCGGACGACGCCGCCGAGAAGATCCAGACCGTCGGTCAGGCGGTCGAGTTCATCGAGAAGCATCAGGGTTGA
- the nusA gene encoding transcription termination/antitermination protein NusA, translating to MKPEEILRIVDAIHRDKNIDKEVVFQAIEAALITALARQYGEESSIALTIDRADGHVSGTRDGQTLDTAELAGRIGAQTAKQVIIQKIREAERDAIHDEFEEQIGQMVSGVVGRFEGAAATVTLGSTEAILPRSEQIPGESYHANERVRATIFEVRKVGTRVKIILSRIRPQLVQRLFEQEIPEIADGVIEIRAIAREPGYRSKVAVISSDSRIDCVGACVGVRGNRIKNIVEELGGERIDIVRWSDDLQVLVPNALQPAEVDEVILCQMLGRGIVLVREDQLSLAIGRRGQNVRLASKLCGWDIEIMTREELDQQIERAIAGYSSIEGLDESVAERLVGEGFLSYDDLSVIEPADLMEIGGLSEEAVDAIVAEAEQRAAVAEVAAADERRKQREQSKVTADAEVADAVAASGGAEPPADHAVEGADAAADGT from the coding sequence ATGAAGCCTGAAGAAATTCTCCGCATCGTCGACGCCATTCATCGCGACAAGAACATCGACAAGGAAGTCGTGTTCCAGGCGATCGAGGCCGCCCTCATCACGGCCCTCGCCAGGCAGTATGGCGAGGAGTCCTCCATCGCGCTCACGATCGACCGTGCCGACGGCCACGTCTCCGGCACCCGCGACGGTCAGACTCTCGACACCGCCGAACTGGCAGGGCGGATCGGGGCGCAAACCGCCAAGCAGGTGATCATCCAGAAGATCCGCGAGGCGGAGCGGGATGCCATCCACGACGAGTTCGAGGAGCAGATCGGGCAGATGGTGTCGGGTGTGGTGGGCCGGTTCGAGGGGGCTGCAGCCACCGTCACGCTCGGCAGCACCGAGGCGATCCTGCCGCGGAGCGAGCAGATCCCGGGCGAGTCGTATCACGCCAACGAGCGGGTCCGGGCCACGATCTTCGAGGTTCGCAAGGTTGGTACCCGGGTGAAGATCATCCTGTCGCGGATCCGGCCGCAGCTCGTGCAGCGGCTCTTCGAGCAGGAGATTCCCGAGATCGCCGACGGCGTGATCGAAATCCGGGCCATCGCCCGCGAGCCCGGCTATCGCAGCAAGGTCGCTGTGATCAGTTCCGACAGCCGCATCGACTGCGTCGGTGCCTGCGTGGGCGTGCGCGGCAACCGCATCAAGAACATCGTCGAGGAACTCGGCGGCGAGCGGATCGACATCGTCCGCTGGAGCGACGACCTGCAGGTGCTGGTGCCCAACGCGCTGCAGCCGGCGGAGGTGGACGAGGTCATCCTCTGCCAGATGCTCGGTCGGGGCATCGTCCTCGTCCGCGAGGACCAGCTGTCGTTGGCGATCGGCCGGCGCGGCCAAAACGTGCGGCTTGCCAGCAAGCTCTGCGGCTGGGACATCGAGATCATGACCCGCGAGGAGCTCGACCAGCAGATCGAGCGGGCGATCGCCGGCTATTCCTCGATCGAAGGCCTCGACGAGTCCGTCGCCGAGCGGCTCGTGGGAGAGGGCTTCCTGTCCTACGACGACCTGTCGGTGATCGAGCCCGCCGACCTGATGGAGATCGGTGGCCTGTCGGAGGAGGCGGTGGATGCGATCGTCGCCGAGGCCGAGCAGCGGGCCGCCGTGGCCGAGGTGGCGGCGGCCGACGAGCGGCGCAAGCAGCGGGAGCAGTCGAAGGTGACGGCCGACGCCGAAGTCGCCGACGCGGTGGCCGCGAGCGGCGGGGCGGAACCGCCCGCCGATCATGCCGTGGAGGGTGCGGATGCGGCCGCCGACGGCACGTGA
- the fabF gene encoding 3-oxoacyl-[acyl-carrier-protein] synthase 2, with translation MTGLGVVTPLGRPLGLVWERLVSGASGVGPISLFDVSGYRVQFGGQVHWEAEKEDIAGPKELKRLDRFTQFAIAAAKDAVGDAGIDFSRTDPYRCGVVIGSGIGGLWEFEVQEERLLHKGIDKVSPFTIPKLMVNSASGHVSSLYGIKGPNFAVATACASAANSLGSALRAIEYGDADVMVSGGSEAALTPIGLAGFQNMRALSFRSDAPQRASRPFDVERDGFVLAEGAGVVVIEELEHARARGARIYAELRGYGASGDAGHITQPDEEGRGAGHAMAMALRDAGLAPEAVHYINAHGTSTPLGDKAETAAVKRVFGDHARRLAISSTKSQLGHTLGASGGIELVVCALTIHHGVITPTINLDTPDPDCDLDYTPNQARQARVDVAMSNSFGFGGHNASLVLSRLD, from the coding sequence GTGACGGGGCTCGGCGTAGTGACGCCGCTCGGGCGGCCGCTCGGGCTCGTCTGGGAACGGCTCGTCAGCGGCGCCAGCGGCGTCGGCCCGATCAGCCTGTTCGACGTCTCCGGATACCGCGTCCAGTTCGGCGGCCAGGTGCACTGGGAGGCCGAGAAGGAGGACATCGCGGGCCCGAAGGAGCTCAAGCGGCTTGATCGGTTCACGCAGTTCGCCATCGCCGCCGCCAAGGATGCGGTTGGCGACGCGGGGATCGACTTCTCGCGGACCGATCCCTACCGCTGCGGCGTGGTCATCGGCTCCGGCATCGGCGGCCTGTGGGAGTTCGAGGTTCAGGAGGAGCGGCTCCTCCACAAGGGGATCGACAAGGTCTCCCCGTTCACGATTCCCAAGCTGATGGTCAACTCCGCCAGCGGCCACGTCTCGAGCCTGTACGGCATCAAGGGGCCGAACTTCGCGGTTGCCACCGCCTGCGCCAGCGCGGCCAACTCGCTCGGCTCGGCGCTGCGGGCGATCGAGTATGGCGATGCCGACGTGATGGTCAGCGGCGGCAGCGAGGCAGCGCTCACGCCGATCGGCCTGGCCGGGTTCCAGAACATGCGCGCCCTGTCGTTCCGGTCCGACGCCCCGCAGCGGGCGAGCCGGCCGTTCGATGTCGAGCGGGACGGGTTCGTGCTCGCGGAGGGGGCGGGCGTCGTCGTGATCGAGGAGTTGGAACACGCCCGGGCCCGGGGAGCGCGGATCTACGCGGAGCTGCGCGGCTACGGGGCCAGCGGCGACGCCGGCCACATCACGCAGCCCGACGAGGAGGGGCGTGGGGCCGGCCATGCGATGGCGATGGCGCTACGGGACGCGGGGCTCGCTCCGGAGGCGGTGCACTACATCAACGCCCACGGCACGAGCACGCCGCTCGGCGACAAGGCGGAGACCGCCGCCGTCAAGCGGGTGTTCGGCGACCACGCCCGGCGGCTGGCGATCTCCAGCACCAAGAGCCAGCTCGGCCACACGCTCGGCGCCAGTGGCGGCATCGAACTCGTCGTCTGCGCCCTCACGATCCATCACGGCGTCATCACCCCGACCATCAACCTCGACACGCCCGACCCCGACTGCGATCTCGACTACACGCCCAATCAGGCCCGGCAGGCCCGGGTCGATGTCGCGATGAGCAACAGCTTCGGGTTCGGCGGTCACAACGCATCGCTCGTACTGTCGCGGCTCGACTGA
- the fabG gene encoding beta-ketoacyl-ACP reductase, with translation MAEKAGIAAESRRVKIDLGGQVAIVTGASQGLGRAIAETLAAAGAAVALVARSADKLATVAEGIAAAGGRAEVFPCDVTQGDDIQRVVETVVEKLGRLDILVNNAGVTRDTLLPRMSDEEWDTVLTTNLRAPFLFMRAASRPMMQQRYGRIVNVASVSGLIGNPGQANYSASKAGLVGLTRTVAKELAGRKITVNAVAPGFIASDMTAALGPALLDEVKKRVPAKRLGEAWEIAEAVLFLAAPSSGYITAQTLVVDGGLIG, from the coding sequence ATGGCTGAGAAAGCGGGAATCGCGGCGGAATCGCGCCGTGTGAAGATCGATCTCGGCGGCCAGGTCGCGATCGTCACCGGAGCCTCGCAGGGCCTCGGCCGGGCGATCGCCGAGACGCTCGCCGCCGCGGGTGCCGCTGTGGCCCTCGTGGCCCGGTCGGCGGACAAGCTCGCCACCGTGGCGGAGGGCATCGCGGCGGCCGGCGGCCGGGCCGAGGTGTTTCCCTGCGACGTGACCCAGGGGGACGACATCCAGCGGGTCGTGGAAACGGTCGTGGAGAAACTCGGCCGGCTCGACATCCTCGTCAACAACGCCGGCGTCACCCGCGACACGCTCCTGCCGCGGATGAGCGACGAGGAGTGGGATACCGTGCTGACCACGAACCTGCGGGCCCCGTTCCTGTTCATGCGGGCCGCCAGCCGGCCGATGATGCAGCAGCGTTACGGCCGGATCGTCAACGTGGCGAGCGTGTCCGGCCTGATCGGCAACCCCGGGCAGGCGAACTATTCCGCCTCCAAGGCCGGCCTGGTGGGCCTGACCCGGACCGTGGCCAAGGAACTCGCCGGCCGCAAGATCACGGTCAACGCCGTCGCGCCGGGTTTCATCGCCAGCGACATGACGGCCGCCCTCGGCCCGGCACTGCTCGACGAGGTCAAGAAGCGGGTGCCGGCGAAGCGGCTCGGCGAGGCATGGGAGATCGCCGAGGCGGTGCTGTTCCTGGCCGCCCCGTCGTCCGGCTACATCACCGCCCAGACGCTGGTCGTGGATGGCGGCCTGATCGGCTGA
- the rpmF gene encoding 50S ribosomal protein L32, protein MAVPKRRQSNQKTRSRRAHDFLTPRQLTFCSNCGKAVPTHRICGTCGHYMGRAVVKAED, encoded by the coding sequence ATGGCCGTTCCCAAGCGACGTCAATCGAACCAAAAGACCCGTTCCCGGCGGGCCCACGACTTCCTTACCCCTCGCCAGTTGACGTTCTGCTCGAACTGCGGCAAGGCCGTGCCGACGCACCGGATCTGCGGCACCTGCGGGCACTACATGGGCCGGGCCGTCGTCAAGGCCGAGGACTGA
- a CDS encoding 3-oxoacyl-ACP synthase gives MSGSATRRVVVTGMGVVTPLGLTLDDLWSGLLEGRSGMGDISLFPPAGIPLRHAAEARAFTGDIDNFGPLEGERKKAIRKGLKVMCRESQMAVAAAQRALHDAGGVAGHHAPERIGCVFGSDYMLTVPEDFTASVVHCRAADGTFTFDRWATDGMSRITPLWLLKYLPNMPASHIAIYNDLRGPSNSLTLREASGHLAVGEALVTIRRGAADAMLAGATGTRVHPMKTVHALQSEQVALGTGDPARWSRPFDKGRQGMVLGEGAAVLVLEELSHARARGARIYGEVVGHAARCGTDKAGVGLRRRVTAQAVGRALESADAGAEDVGHVHAHGASTVLGDRAEAAALGDVLGDAVGRVPTVAAKANFGNLGGGSGLVECVASLLAMQRGELFPLLNYEEADPECPVRAARRGDPAGNLFVSVAVTPQGQAGALAFRRWHDS, from the coding sequence ATGAGCGGCTCCGCAACGCGACGGGTCGTGGTCACCGGCATGGGCGTCGTCACGCCGCTCGGGCTGACGCTGGACGATCTCTGGTCGGGCCTCCTCGAGGGGCGCAGCGGGATGGGGGATATCAGCCTGTTTCCCCCGGCCGGCATCCCGCTCCGGCATGCGGCGGAGGCCCGGGCGTTCACGGGCGACATCGACAACTTCGGGCCGCTGGAGGGGGAGCGCAAGAAGGCGATCCGCAAGGGGCTCAAGGTGATGTGCCGTGAGAGCCAGATGGCGGTCGCGGCCGCCCAGCGCGCCCTCCACGACGCGGGGGGCGTTGCCGGGCACCATGCCCCAGAGCGGATCGGCTGCGTGTTCGGCTCCGACTACATGCTCACCGTGCCTGAGGATTTCACCGCCAGCGTCGTCCACTGCCGGGCTGCCGACGGAACGTTCACCTTCGACCGCTGGGCGACCGATGGCATGTCGCGGATCACCCCCCTCTGGCTCCTCAAGTACCTGCCAAACATGCCCGCCAGCCACATCGCGATCTACAACGATCTGCGCGGGCCGAGCAACTCGCTGACGCTTCGCGAGGCCAGCGGCCACCTCGCCGTGGGCGAGGCCCTGGTCACAATCCGACGCGGTGCGGCAGATGCCATGCTCGCCGGCGCCACCGGCACCCGCGTTCATCCCATGAAGACGGTGCACGCCCTGCAGAGCGAGCAGGTGGCGCTCGGCACGGGAGACCCCGCCCGCTGGAGTCGCCCCTTCGACAAGGGGCGTCAGGGCATGGTTCTCGGCGAGGGGGCGGCGGTCCTCGTGCTCGAGGAACTGTCGCACGCCCGCGCCCGCGGGGCGCGGATCTACGGCGAGGTCGTCGGTCATGCGGCGCGGTGCGGGACGGACAAGGCGGGTGTCGGCCTGCGGCGCCGCGTGACGGCGCAGGCCGTCGGCCGGGCCCTCGAGTCGGCCGACGCGGGCGCCGAGGATGTGGGGCACGTCCATGCTCACGGCGCGAGCACGGTGCTCGGCGACCGGGCCGAGGCGGCGGCCCTCGGCGACGTGCTCGGGGATGCCGTCGGCCGCGTGCCGACGGTCGCGGCGAAGGCGAATTTCGGCAACCTCGGCGGGGGCAGCGGGCTCGTCGAGTGCGTCGCCAGCCTGCTGGCCATGCAGCGCGGCGAGCTGTTTCCGCTCCTCAACTACGAGGAGGCCGATCCCGAGTGCCCGGTTCGCGCGGCCCGCCGGGGGGACCCGGCCGGCAATCTGTTCGTGTCAGTCGCCGTGACGCCCCAGGGACAGGCCGGCGCCCTAGCGTTTCGCCGCTGGCACGATTCCTGA
- the ruvB gene encoding Holliday junction ATP-dependent DNA helicase RuvB, with amino-acid sequence MLSRMESFREPSVQASSEPAPEDRALRPQRMAEMIGQRAVHERLSIAIDAARKRGEPLGHILLDGPPGLGKTTFATCIPNELGTTLQIASGAALSAPKDLLPYLTNCSEGSVLFIDEIHRLPIAVEEFLYPAMEDFRIDITLGDGVAARTINMPLRPFTLVGATTRAGLISAPLRDRFVIREHLDYYSAAELADIVRRSATKLTMPMDDASADEIARRSRGTPRLANNRLRWIRDFSTSRADDQLDVEIARAALDMQGIDELGLDGFDRRYLETIQRVFAGGPVGIEAIAHTMSTAPDTLEDDVEPFLLRCELVVRTPRGRKITPKGEDHIGALPRSGGQPRLF; translated from the coding sequence ATGCTCTCGCGTATGGAGAGTTTTCGCGAACCGAGCGTGCAGGCGAGCAGCGAGCCGGCGCCCGAGGACCGCGCCCTGCGGCCGCAGCGGATGGCGGAGATGATCGGCCAGCGGGCCGTCCACGAGCGGCTCTCGATCGCCATCGACGCCGCCCGCAAACGCGGCGAGCCGCTCGGCCACATCCTCCTCGACGGCCCCCCCGGCCTCGGCAAGACGACGTTCGCCACCTGCATCCCCAACGAGCTGGGCACGACCCTGCAGATCGCCAGCGGCGCCGCCCTCTCCGCCCCCAAGGACCTGCTGCCGTATCTCACCAACTGCTCCGAGGGCTCGGTGCTGTTCATCGACGAGATCCACCGGCTGCCGATCGCCGTCGAGGAGTTCCTCTATCCGGCGATGGAGGATTTCCGGATCGACATCACCCTCGGCGACGGCGTGGCCGCGCGGACGATCAACATGCCGCTGCGGCCGTTCACCCTCGTCGGGGCGACGACCCGGGCGGGCCTGATCTCCGCGCCGCTTCGCGACCGGTTCGTGATTCGCGAGCACCTCGACTACTACTCGGCCGCGGAACTCGCCGACATCGTCCGCCGCTCGGCCACCAAGCTCACGATGCCGATGGACGACGCCTCCGCCGACGAGATCGCCCGGCGCAGCCGCGGCACGCCGCGGCTGGCCAACAATCGGCTGCGCTGGATCCGCGACTTCTCCACCAGCCGGGCCGACGACCAGCTGGACGTCGAGATCGCCCGCGCCGCGCTCGACATGCAGGGGATCGACGAGCTCGGCCTCGACGGCTTCGATCGCCGCTACCTGGAGACGATCCAGCGGGTGTTCGCCGGCGGGCCGGTGGGGATCGAAGCCATCGCCCACACGATGAGCACCGCTCCCGACACGCTGGAGGACGACGTCGAGCCGTTCCTGCTCCGCTGCGAACTCGTCGTGCGCACGCCGCGGGGCCGGAAAATCACGCCCAAGGGGGAGGATCACATCGGTGCCCTGCCCCGGTCGGGGGGCCAGCCGCGTCTGTTTTGA
- the fabD gene encoding malonyl CoA-acyl carrier protein transacylase, translating into MATAIVFPGQGAQSVGMAGPWVDESLAARRVFERAAEVLGYDLLKICREGPHEKLGATAISQPAILVTSLAALEVLREREGNPLTVAGVTAGLSLGEYTALVFSGAIEFDDAVRLVDLRGRAMQDCADASPGAMLAVLGVEREKLVDLCDTCRAADVLEVANVLCPGNIVVSGTAAACRRLEEAAAAAGALKCVPLDVAGAFHTRLMQPAVERLTAALAETPVRPPRIPVVSNVDARPHDDPADIRRLLARQVVGVVEWNASMASILSTGVRTIWEVGPGRVLRGLMKRIDRGVACHGVFD; encoded by the coding sequence GTGGCAACGGCGATCGTTTTTCCCGGACAGGGCGCCCAGTCCGTCGGCATGGCGGGGCCGTGGGTTGACGAAAGCCTCGCCGCCCGTCGGGTCTTCGAACGGGCCGCGGAAGTTCTCGGCTACGACCTGCTCAAAATCTGTCGCGAGGGGCCGCACGAGAAACTCGGGGCCACGGCGATCAGTCAGCCGGCGATCCTCGTCACCAGCCTGGCGGCCCTGGAGGTGCTGCGGGAGCGGGAAGGAAATCCGCTCACCGTGGCGGGCGTCACGGCCGGCCTGTCGCTCGGCGAGTACACGGCGCTCGTCTTCTCCGGGGCGATCGAGTTTGACGACGCCGTGCGTCTCGTCGATCTCCGCGGCCGGGCGATGCAGGACTGTGCCGACGCGAGCCCGGGCGCGATGCTCGCCGTGCTCGGCGTGGAACGGGAGAAGCTCGTCGATCTCTGCGACACCTGCCGCGCGGCGGACGTCCTCGAGGTGGCCAACGTCCTCTGCCCGGGTAACATCGTCGTGTCCGGCACGGCCGCGGCCTGCCGGCGGCTGGAGGAGGCGGCCGCCGCGGCCGGTGCGCTCAAGTGCGTGCCGCTCGACGTGGCCGGAGCCTTCCACACCCGGCTGATGCAGCCCGCGGTGGAGCGGCTCACGGCGGCCTTGGCGGAGACACCCGTCCGGCCGCCGCGGATCCCGGTGGTGAGCAACGTCGATGCCCGGCCCCACGACGACCCCGCGGACATTCGCCGGCTCCTCGCCCGCCAGGTCGTGGGCGTTGTCGAGTGGAATGCCTCCATGGCATCCATCCTCTCCACGGGCGTGCGGACGATCTGGGAGGTCGGCCCGGGCCGCGTGCTGCGCGGGCTGATGAAGCGGATCGACCGCGGCGTCGCCTGCCACGGGGTGTTCGACTGA
- the crtI gene encoding phytoene desaturase: protein MTRTVNIIGAGPGGLAAAMLLARAGVQVRIFERLGVPGGRTSTISTPEGFRFDLGPTFFLYPKVLEDIFGACGRDLRREVEMVRLDPQYRLVFGAGGELLATPDVGRMEAEVARLSPADRGSFTRFMQATREKFARFAPFLEQPFESWMDLASPDLLKLMPILKPWRSLDAELGTFFSDERIRLAFTFQSKYLGMSPFRCPSLFSILSFLEYEHGVYHPIGGCGAVSAAMARIAGELGADIRYGEPVEGLEFAGRRITAVRSGSGLHPADATIVNADFARSMTRLVPDGLRRRWNDRRIASRRFSCSTFMLYLGIEGRYDDVAHHNIYLSENYRENLADIEHRHVLSRDPSMYVQNACVTDSTLAPPGMSTLYLLIPVTHRHPNVDWRREGPRYREVALDQMERIGIRGVRDRIRFEKMLTPDDWQDEYEIYRGATFNLSHDLGQMLHMRPHNRFEDVERMYLVGGGTHPGSGLPVIYSSARITTDLLLDDLGISRPVATSVRPATGRVRGEEPAAAV, encoded by the coding sequence ATGACGCGGACGGTCAACATCATCGGTGCCGGTCCCGGCGGCCTCGCCGCCGCGATGCTCCTCGCCCGGGCCGGTGTCCAGGTGCGAATCTTCGAGCGGCTCGGCGTTCCCGGCGGCCGCACGAGCACCATCTCCACTCCCGAGGGCTTCCGGTTCGATCTCGGGCCGACCTTCTTCCTCTACCCGAAGGTGCTGGAGGACATCTTCGGTGCCTGCGGCCGCGACCTGCGGCGTGAGGTCGAAATGGTCCGGCTCGACCCCCAGTACAGGCTCGTGTTCGGAGCCGGCGGAGAACTCCTCGCCACTCCCGACGTGGGCCGAATGGAGGCCGAGGTGGCGCGGCTTTCGCCGGCCGACCGCGGGTCTTTCACGCGATTCATGCAGGCGACCCGCGAGAAGTTCGCTCGCTTCGCCCCGTTCCTGGAGCAGCCGTTCGAGAGTTGGATGGATCTCGCCAGCCCCGACCTGCTCAAACTGATGCCGATCCTCAAGCCGTGGCGCAGCCTCGACGCGGAACTCGGCACGTTCTTCTCCGACGAGCGGATCCGGCTGGCGTTCACGTTCCAGTCGAAGTACCTGGGGATGTCCCCGTTCCGCTGTCCGAGCCTGTTCTCGATCCTGTCGTTCCTGGAGTACGAGCACGGCGTCTACCATCCGATCGGCGGCTGCGGCGCCGTGAGCGCGGCGATGGCCCGGATCGCCGGCGAACTCGGGGCCGACATCCGCTACGGCGAGCCGGTCGAGGGCCTGGAGTTTGCCGGACGGCGGATCACCGCCGTCCGCAGTGGCTCCGGCCTGCATCCGGCCGATGCCACGATCGTCAACGCCGACTTCGCCCGGAGCATGACCAGGCTCGTGCCCGACGGGCTTCGGCGGCGCTGGAACGACCGGCGGATCGCCTCGCGGCGTTTCTCCTGCTCGACCTTCATGCTCTACCTGGGCATTGAGGGGCGGTACGACGACGTCGCCCACCACAACATCTACCTGTCGGAAAACTACCGGGAGAACCTCGCCGACATCGAGCACCGGCACGTGCTCAGTCGCGACCCGTCGATGTACGTGCAAAACGCCTGCGTCACCGACTCGACGCTGGCGCCGCCCGGGATGAGCACGCTGTACCTGCTCATCCCCGTCACACACCGGCATCCCAACGTCGACTGGCGCCGGGAAGGTCCGCGGTACCGCGAGGTGGCCCTCGACCAGATGGAGCGGATCGGCATTCGGGGCGTCCGCGACCGGATCCGCTTCGAGAAGATGCTCACGCCCGACGACTGGCAGGACGAGTACGAGATCTACCGCGGGGCGACGTTCAACCTGTCCCACGACCTCGGCCAGATGCTCCACATGCGGCCCCACAATCGCTTCGAGGACGTGGAGCGGATGTATCTCGTCGGCGGCGGCACGCACCCGGGCAGCGGCCTGCCCGTGATCTACTCGTCGGCCCGGATCACGACCGACCTGCTGCTCGACGACCTGGGAATCAGCCGGCCGGTCGCCACGTCCGTGCGGCCGGCGACCGGCCGCGTGCGGGGCGAGGAGCCGGCCGCCGCGGTCTGA
- the ruvA gene encoding Holliday junction ATP-dependent DNA helicase RuvA, with amino-acid sequence MITKISGTLERVDPTSNGVEIALGPVVHEVLVTDLVRRGLQQRIGQPIVLHTIEYLEGSPGRGNLVPRLVGFLSEVEREFFELICEVDGVGVRKALRAIIRPVGEIAAAIDGQDAKTLATLPGIGAATAERMIAKLRRRMPKFALLVAREAPGEAVAADVLSETFDVLRSLGHSDADARRLVDALRQEKKKPADVQAALEIIYRQMQKPLR; translated from the coding sequence ATGATCACCAAAATCTCGGGCACGCTCGAGCGCGTCGACCCCACCTCGAATGGCGTCGAGATCGCCCTCGGCCCCGTCGTCCACGAGGTCCTCGTCACCGACCTCGTTCGGCGCGGGCTCCAGCAGCGGATCGGGCAGCCGATCGTCCTCCACACCATCGAATACCTGGAGGGGAGCCCCGGCCGCGGCAACCTCGTCCCCCGGCTCGTCGGCTTTCTCTCGGAGGTGGAACGCGAGTTCTTCGAGCTGATCTGCGAGGTTGACGGCGTCGGCGTGCGGAAGGCGCTGCGGGCCATCATCCGCCCCGTCGGCGAGATCGCCGCCGCGATCGACGGCCAGGACGCCAAGACGCTCGCCACCCTCCCCGGCATCGGCGCCGCCACCGCCGAGCGGATGATCGCCAAGCTTCGGCGTCGGATGCCGAAATTCGCCCTCCTCGTCGCCCGCGAGGCCCCCGGTGAGGCGGTCGCCGCCGATGTCCTCTCCGAGACGTTCGACGTCCTCCGTTCCCTCGGCCATTCCGACGCCGACGCCCGCCGGCTCGTCGATGCCCTGCGGCAGGAAAAGAAGAAGCCCGCCGACGTCCAGGCGGCCCTCGAAATCATCTATCGCCAGATGCAAAAGCCGCTGCGCTGA